The following proteins come from a genomic window of Deinococcus sp. KSM4-11:
- a CDS encoding Zn-dependent hydrolase, whose amino-acid sequence MALNPQRTIDDLKALRDLTGNEQGAQRVAFTDTWLQARAFLKERLDTLPVSQHMDAAGNYWATLKGQSPRTLIIGGHLDSVPNGGWLDGCLNVLAGLEVMRRVNEQYAGSPPVTLKLVDWADEEGARFGRSLYGSSAAGGNIDLAEMRKLRDRDGVGLEDALARVGVTLENAPQARQELAGAAAYLELHIEQGPVLEGLGLPLGAVLGTVGVERHTLTFHGQAAHSGSTPMNVRRDAFRAAGQFAQEIYAIAEKHGGVCTIGSCKTLPGIVTSVVETCELTLDQRHLNAQSLAAMWRDAQDAARRLADGGGCTVTFGDLWHIEPIPFHPELIDAADASVREVSGTGHRLPSGPLHDAAEVARSGVPTVMLFVQSLRGISHNKIEDTLEAHLIQSVEALDRLTDRTMAWIAAQPG is encoded by the coding sequence ATGGCCCTGAACCCACAGCGGACGATCGACGACCTCAAGGCCCTGCGTGACCTGACGGGCAACGAGCAGGGAGCGCAGCGCGTGGCCTTCACGGACACCTGGCTCCAGGCCCGCGCGTTCCTGAAAGAGCGGCTGGACACCCTGCCGGTCTCACAGCACATGGACGCCGCCGGGAATTACTGGGCTACCCTGAAGGGCCAGTCGCCGCGGACACTCATCATCGGCGGGCACCTGGACAGCGTGCCGAACGGCGGCTGGCTGGACGGCTGTCTGAACGTCCTGGCCGGCCTGGAGGTGATGCGCCGCGTGAACGAGCAGTATGCCGGTTCGCCCCCGGTCACGCTGAAACTGGTGGACTGGGCCGACGAGGAAGGCGCGCGGTTCGGCCGGTCGCTGTACGGGTCGAGCGCGGCGGGCGGGAACATCGACCTCGCGGAGATGCGCAAGCTCAGAGACCGGGACGGCGTGGGGCTGGAGGACGCGCTCGCCCGCGTGGGCGTGACGCTGGAGAATGCTCCGCAGGCCCGCCAGGAGCTGGCGGGCGCCGCGGCATACCTGGAACTTCATATCGAGCAGGGACCGGTGCTGGAGGGCCTGGGCCTGCCGCTGGGCGCGGTTCTGGGAACGGTGGGCGTGGAGCGGCACACCCTCACCTTCCACGGGCAGGCGGCGCACTCGGGCAGCACGCCCATGAACGTCCGCCGGGACGCGTTCCGGGCGGCGGGGCAGTTCGCGCAAGAGATCTACGCCATCGCCGAGAAGCATGGGGGCGTGTGCACCATCGGGTCATGCAAGACGCTGCCGGGCATCGTGACCAGCGTCGTCGAGACCTGCGAGCTCACCCTGGATCAGCGGCACCTGAATGCACAGAGCCTCGCCGCCATGTGGCGGGATGCGCAGGACGCCGCCCGGCGCCTGGCCGACGGGGGCGGCTGCACCGTGACCTTCGGTGACCTGTGGCACATCGAACCCATTCCCTTCCATCCGGAGCTGATCGACGCGGCCGACGCGAGCGTCCGGGAGGTCTCAGGCACCGGGCACCGCCTGCCGAGCGGCCCGCTGCACGACGCGGCCGAGGTGGCCCGCAGCGGCGTGCCCACGGTGATGCTGTTCGTGCAGAGCCTGCGCGGCATCAGCCACAACAAGATCGAAGACACGCTCGAAGCGCACTTGATCCAGAGCGTCGAGGCGCTTGACCGCCTGACGGACCGCACCATGGCGTGGATTGCGGCGCAGCCCGGCTGA
- a CDS encoding thymidylate synthase, with amino-acid sequence MQAYLDLMRHVLDDGATKTDRTGTGTRSIFGAQLRFDLRAGFPLVTTKKVHLKSIIHELLWFLSGSSNVAYLRENGVTIWDEWADGDGELGPVYGVQWRSWPTPDGRHIDQITQVVNQIRATPDSRRLIVSAWNVAEIKHMALPPCHALFQFYVADGRLSCQLYQRSADLFLGVPFNIASYALLTMMVAQVCGLEPGDFIWTGGDCHLYSNHFEQAREQLSREPRPLPRMHLNPEITDLLAFRYGDFSLDGYHPHPRIKAPIAV; translated from the coding sequence ATGCAGGCTTACCTCGACCTGATGCGCCACGTGCTCGACGACGGGGCCACCAAGACCGACCGCACCGGCACCGGCACCCGCTCGATCTTCGGCGCGCAACTGCGCTTCGACCTGCGGGCCGGCTTTCCCCTGGTCACGACCAAGAAAGTGCACCTGAAATCGATCATCCACGAGCTGCTGTGGTTCCTGTCGGGCAGCAGCAACGTGGCGTACCTGCGCGAGAACGGCGTGACCATCTGGGACGAGTGGGCCGATGGCGACGGTGAACTCGGCCCCGTGTACGGCGTGCAGTGGAGAAGCTGGCCCACGCCGGACGGCCGGCACATCGACCAGATCACGCAGGTCGTAAACCAGATCCGGGCCACCCCCGATTCACGCCGGCTGATCGTCTCGGCGTGGAACGTGGCCGAGATCAAGCACATGGCGCTGCCCCCCTGCCACGCGCTGTTCCAGTTCTACGTCGCGGATGGACGGCTGTCCTGCCAGCTGTACCAGCGGTCGGCCGACCTGTTTCTGGGCGTGCCGTTCAACATCGCCTCGTACGCCCTGCTGACCATGATGGTCGCGCAGGTGTGCGGCCTGGAACCCGGCGATTTCATCTGGACCGGCGGAGACTGCCACCTGTACTCGAACCATTTCGAGCAGGCGCGCGAACAGCTGTCGCGGGAGCCCCGGCCCCTGCCGCGCATGCACCTGAACCCAGAGATCACCGACCTGCTGGCCTTCCGGTATGGCGACTTCAGCCTGGACGGCTACCACCCACATCCGCGCATCAAGGCGCCCATCGCGGTGTGA
- a CDS encoding NPCBM/NEW2 domain-containing protein, with product MRSRPTLPHLLTGLALLILPVACSRAPGTPAPAAGSTLTPLTLGPGTNTLQYEPFLSATNGWGPVERNHSNGEQAAGDGETLTLNGVTYPQGFGVHASSDLRFALPVSGVACTRLLADIGVDDEVGTRGSVVFQVYLDGVKAFDSGTLTGSGATRQIDLDVSGRRELRLSVTDAGNGTSYDHADWANPRVVCTSATVPPPPPPTVRHLEYVGVDRALKVYDIDHGYALVRTIPLPGVYGLRGIAASAVTDRLYVPYTGDRADARYAGQPSFGYLLALDLKTDKVLWTRKYSPSVDSLAITPDGKKLYLPSGEDRGGAFWFVLDAATGTELTRIPVFKNAHNTIVGASGKRVYLASVSTTFLNVADTATDKLVSKIGPFYSNGAADSGVRPFTVNAAETLVFVNMNHFSGFEVGDVATGRNLYSVPVQNFPWQEPAVGVQSHGVALTPNEKEVWVLDSYNKYVHVFDVSGLPSRAPVQVADIDVKDTADASNYPKWINFTRDGRYAQISTGHIINVATRTIVTKLDNTRYYLQVDLQGSEPVAAYSRYGVGYGGVPAP from the coding sequence ATGCGTTCACGACCCACGCTTCCGCACCTGCTGACCGGCCTGGCGCTGCTCATCCTGCCGGTCGCGTGCTCCAGGGCACCCGGAACCCCCGCTCCAGCGGCGGGCTCCACCCTCACGCCGCTGACCCTGGGTCCGGGCACGAATACCCTGCAATATGAGCCGTTCCTTTCGGCCACCAACGGGTGGGGGCCGGTCGAGCGCAACCACAGCAACGGCGAGCAGGCCGCCGGAGACGGCGAGACATTGACGCTGAACGGCGTCACGTACCCACAGGGCTTTGGGGTGCATGCCAGCAGCGACCTGCGCTTCGCCTTGCCGGTCAGCGGTGTGGCCTGCACCCGGCTACTCGCAGATATCGGCGTGGACGATGAGGTCGGAACCAGGGGCAGCGTGGTCTTCCAGGTGTACCTCGACGGCGTCAAGGCCTTCGATTCCGGCACCCTGACCGGCAGCGGCGCCACGCGCCAGATCGACCTCGACGTCAGCGGTCGCCGCGAACTGCGCCTCAGCGTCACGGACGCCGGAAACGGCACGTCCTACGACCACGCCGACTGGGCCAACCCCAGAGTGGTGTGCACTTCGGCCACCGTGCCGCCTCCCCCGCCGCCAACCGTGCGGCACCTCGAGTACGTGGGAGTGGACCGGGCCCTGAAGGTCTACGACATCGACCATGGCTACGCGCTCGTCCGAACGATCCCGCTGCCTGGCGTGTACGGCCTGCGCGGCATCGCGGCCAGCGCGGTGACCGACCGCCTGTACGTGCCGTACACCGGAGACCGTGCGGATGCCAGGTACGCCGGGCAGCCGAGTTTCGGGTACCTGCTGGCCCTCGATCTCAAGACCGACAAGGTGCTGTGGACGCGCAAGTATTCGCCGTCGGTGGACAGCCTGGCGATCACCCCGGACGGCAAGAAACTGTACCTGCCCAGCGGCGAGGATCGTGGCGGAGCCTTCTGGTTCGTGCTCGACGCCGCTACCGGCACCGAACTGACCCGCATCCCGGTGTTCAAGAATGCCCACAACACCATCGTCGGGGCGAGTGGCAAGCGCGTGTACCTGGCCAGCGTGTCGACCACCTTCCTGAATGTGGCCGACACGGCGACCGACAAGCTCGTCAGCAAGATCGGCCCCTTCTACTCGAACGGCGCGGCCGACTCGGGCGTGCGGCCCTTCACGGTCAACGCCGCCGAGACCCTGGTGTTCGTGAACATGAACCACTTCTCGGGCTTCGAGGTCGGCGACGTGGCGACCGGCCGCAACCTGTACAGCGTGCCCGTCCAGAACTTCCCGTGGCAGGAACCAGCGGTGGGGGTGCAGAGCCACGGCGTCGCCCTCACGCCGAACGAGAAGGAAGTGTGGGTGCTGGATTCGTACAACAAGTACGTGCACGTGTTCGACGTCTCGGGGCTGCCCAGCCGCGCCCCGGTGCAGGTGGCCGACATCGACGTGAAAGACACGGCCGACGCCTCCAACTACCCCAAGTGGATCAACTTCACGCGGGACGGCCGCTACGCCCAGATCTCGACCGGCCACATCATCAACGTGGCCACCCGCACGATCGTGACCAAGCTGGACAATACCCGCTACTACCTGCAGGTGGACCTGCAGGGCAGCGAACCGGTCGCGGCGTATTCCCGCTACGGCGTGGGGTACGGCGGGGTGCCTGCGCCCTGA
- a CDS encoding dihydrofolate reductase has product MSSPAVTFVVAMTEPGRVIGRGGDLPWHLPADLAHFKRVTLGKPVIMGRKVYDSIGRPLPQRTNIVLTRNPAFTAPGCAVVHDPQAALVAAGAVPDVMVIGGEEIYRLYVPQVTRVELTVIHADIAGDTYFPDLPGAWRETARRERPADERHPYDLSFVTLER; this is encoded by the coding sequence GTGAGCAGCCCAGCCGTCACCTTCGTCGTCGCCATGACCGAACCGGGACGCGTGATCGGCCGCGGTGGCGACCTGCCCTGGCACCTGCCGGCCGATCTCGCGCACTTCAAGCGCGTCACGCTGGGCAAGCCCGTGATCATGGGCCGCAAGGTCTACGACTCCATCGGGCGGCCCCTGCCGCAGCGCACGAACATCGTCCTGACCCGGAATCCGGCGTTCACGGCGCCAGGCTGCGCGGTCGTCCACGACCCGCAGGCCGCGCTGGTCGCCGCCGGAGCCGTGCCGGACGTCATGGTGATCGGCGGCGAGGAGATCTACCGCCTGTACGTGCCGCAGGTCACCCGCGTCGAGCTGACGGTGATCCATGCGGACATCGCCGGCGACACGTATTTCCCGGACCTGCCCGGCGCCTGGCGTGAAACGGCCCGCCGCGAGCGGCCTGCCGATGAACGCCATCCGTACGACTTGAGCTTCGTGACCCTGGAACGCTGA
- the urtC gene encoding urea ABC transporter permease subunit UrtC, producing MRLPTSTLVTLVVLLALAFAPLYLGAYPLALLGRVLALSIAAIGVSVVWGRTGILSLGQGLFFGLGGYALAMHLKLAATAKGELPDFMVYNGVEKLPWFWAPFASAPFALLMVLVLPAAVAGVIAWLMFRRRITGVYVSIITQALLLAFVTWLNGSQGLTSGTNGITDYQSFLGISLRGPNVAHGLYWVTLLFLALALGGTAALLRTPFGAILTAIRDNENRTRFLGFNPAAFKIAAFMLGGLLAGVSGALYTLHLGTISPAMIGTAFSIELVVWVALGGRASLIGAAGGLVLGQLAKDRISSAAPDAWLYVMGALFVLVVLVMPQGVAGLLANRKKAAALPVKTPNPVTREVSDAV from the coding sequence ATGAGGCTCCCGACATCGACCCTGGTCACCCTCGTCGTGTTGCTCGCCCTGGCGTTCGCGCCGCTGTACCTGGGGGCATATCCGCTGGCGCTGCTGGGGCGCGTGCTGGCACTGTCCATCGCGGCCATCGGCGTGAGCGTGGTGTGGGGCCGCACCGGCATCCTGAGCCTGGGCCAGGGGCTGTTCTTCGGGCTGGGCGGGTACGCGCTGGCCATGCACCTGAAGCTGGCGGCCACCGCGAAGGGCGAATTGCCGGATTTCATGGTGTACAACGGCGTGGAGAAGCTCCCGTGGTTCTGGGCACCCTTCGCCAGCGCGCCGTTCGCGCTGCTGATGGTGCTGGTGCTGCCGGCTGCCGTCGCCGGCGTGATCGCGTGGCTGATGTTCCGCCGCCGCATCACGGGCGTGTACGTGAGCATCATCACGCAGGCGCTGCTGCTGGCCTTCGTGACGTGGCTGAACGGCTCACAGGGCCTGACCTCCGGCACGAACGGCATCACGGACTACCAGAGCTTCCTGGGCATCAGCCTGCGCGGCCCGAATGTCGCGCACGGCCTGTACTGGGTGACACTGCTGTTCCTGGCCCTCGCCCTGGGCGGCACGGCAGCGCTGCTCCGCACGCCCTTCGGGGCCATCCTGACCGCGATCCGCGACAACGAGAACCGCACGCGCTTCCTGGGCTTCAACCCGGCGGCGTTCAAGATCGCGGCCTTCATGCTGGGCGGCCTGCTGGCGGGCGTGTCGGGCGCGCTGTACACGCTGCACCTGGGCACCATCTCACCGGCCATGATCGGCACGGCCTTCAGCATCGAACTGGTCGTGTGGGTGGCGCTGGGCGGCCGCGCCAGCCTGATCGGCGCGGCGGGCGGGCTGGTGCTGGGACAGCTGGCAAAAGACCGGATCTCGAGCGCTGCCCCGGACGCGTGGCTGTACGTCATGGGCGCGCTGTTCGTGCTGGTCGTGCTGGTCATGCCGCAGGGCGTGGCCGGACTCCTGGCGAACCGCAAGAAGGCGGCCGCGCTCCCGGTCAAGACGCCCAACCCGGTCACCCGCGAGGTGAGCGATGCCGTCTGA
- the urtD gene encoding urea ABC transporter ATP-binding protein UrtD, translating to MPSDSGTETLLDVRDITVSFDGFKAITNLSLSVPKGSLRVLIGPNGAGKSTLLDTIIGKVRPDTGDIRFGGQVISRLPEHRIAGLGICRKFQAPGVLEGLTVRENLLLTARRDKGVLSILKAPTPVEQARADELLHLTGLTERADVLAASLAHGEKQWLEIGMVVAADPELLLLDEPTAGMTAQETAQTAELIHTLAGRHTVLVIDHDMHFVELLDAPITVLHQGQVFREGDLATLRADPEVMEIYLGRPKETGHAEA from the coding sequence ATGCCGTCTGACTCGGGCACCGAGACGCTGCTGGACGTGCGGGACATCACCGTGTCCTTCGACGGTTTCAAGGCCATTACGAATCTCAGCCTGAGTGTCCCGAAAGGCAGCCTGCGGGTGCTGATCGGGCCGAACGGCGCGGGCAAGAGCACGCTGCTCGACACCATCATCGGCAAGGTGCGGCCCGACACGGGCGACATCCGGTTCGGGGGCCAGGTCATCTCGAGGCTCCCGGAACACCGCATCGCCGGGCTGGGGATCTGCCGCAAGTTCCAGGCCCCCGGCGTGCTGGAGGGCCTGACCGTGCGGGAAAACCTGCTGCTCACGGCCCGCCGGGACAAGGGCGTGCTGAGCATTCTGAAGGCGCCCACCCCGGTCGAGCAGGCCCGCGCGGATGAGCTGCTGCACTTGACCGGCCTGACCGAGCGGGCGGACGTGCTCGCGGCGTCGCTCGCACATGGGGAAAAACAGTGGCTGGAGATCGGGATGGTGGTCGCCGCCGACCCGGAATTGCTGCTGCTGGACGAACCCACCGCCGGCATGACGGCCCAGGAAACCGCGCAGACCGCCGAGCTGATCCACACCCTGGCCGGGCGGCACACCGTGCTGGTCATCGACCACGACATGCATTTCGTGGAACTGCTGGACGCCCCCATCACCGTGCTGCACCAGGGGCAGGTGTTCCGCGAGGGCGATCTGGCCACGCTGCGCGCCGACCCCGAGGTGATGGAGATCTACCTGGGACGGCCCAAGGAGACTGGACATGCTGAAGCTTGA
- a CDS encoding nuclear transport factor 2 family protein — translation MTARISTGFPDLDGVLAQLVQGARLVLGADFVAAFLQGSFALGDADGGSDVDFVVVVRSALTDAQERAVLALHRHLWSLESPWARHLEGSYFPQELLRRADPAATPVPYFDNGSRDLQHSAHDNTLVMRWTAREFGLLLDGLNPRDLIDPVPADALQNEVRDTLHTWGADLLSTPAALDDGWRQPYVALSIARMLQTLDSGQVHSKRAAMTWAQDHAPSWAALLERAWAQHPGQFSRVGQPAQPADLDLTRGFIQFALDWTQDGSPASVAAQQLRLYNARDLDAFMALWAPDARLYAHPDTLLADGAPAIRARHENRFREPHLHAKVLHRAVLGTVVVDHELVTRTVAGQPGVLEVVMTYEVRGGLIRAAWLLAGPLRTP, via the coding sequence ATGACCGCCCGGATCAGCACGGGCTTCCCGGATCTCGACGGCGTCCTGGCCCAGCTGGTGCAGGGGGCCCGGCTGGTGCTGGGAGCGGACTTCGTCGCCGCGTTCCTGCAAGGGTCGTTCGCGCTGGGGGACGCCGACGGGGGCAGCGACGTGGATTTCGTGGTGGTGGTGCGCTCGGCCCTCACGGACGCCCAGGAGCGGGCCGTGCTGGCCCTGCACCGCCATCTGTGGAGCCTGGAGAGTCCCTGGGCCCGGCACCTGGAAGGCTCGTACTTCCCACAGGAGCTGCTGCGCCGCGCGGATCCGGCGGCCACGCCGGTGCCCTACTTCGACAACGGCAGCCGCGACCTTCAGCACTCCGCCCATGACAACACCTTGGTCATGCGCTGGACCGCCCGCGAGTTCGGCCTTCTGCTGGACGGTCTGAATCCACGAGACCTGATCGATCCGGTGCCGGCAGACGCCCTCCAGAACGAGGTGCGGGACACGCTCCACACCTGGGGAGCGGACCTGCTGTCGACCCCGGCCGCCCTGGACGACGGGTGGCGGCAGCCGTACGTGGCGCTGAGCATCGCCAGGATGCTCCAGACCCTGGACAGCGGGCAGGTCCATTCGAAACGTGCGGCCATGACCTGGGCCCAGGATCATGCGCCCAGCTGGGCAGCCCTGCTGGAACGCGCGTGGGCGCAGCATCCCGGCCAGTTCAGCCGGGTGGGACAGCCCGCCCAGCCGGCCGATCTCGACCTGACCCGTGGATTCATCCAGTTCGCCCTGGACTGGACGCAGGACGGGTCCCCCGCCAGCGTGGCCGCCCAGCAACTGCGGCTCTACAACGCCCGGGACCTCGATGCCTTCATGGCGCTGTGGGCGCCGGACGCGCGGCTGTACGCTCACCCGGACACGCTGCTGGCCGACGGCGCGCCGGCCATCCGCGCGCGGCACGAGAACCGGTTCCGGGAACCGCATCTGCACGCGAAGGTGCTCCACCGGGCCGTGCTGGGAACCGTGGTGGTGGATCACGAACTGGTCACCCGCACTGTTGCCGGGCAGCCGGGCGTTCTGGAGGTCGTGATGACCTATGAGGTGCGCGGCGGCCTGATCAGGGCGGCGTGGCTGCTGGCCGGGCCACTCCGCACCCCCTGA
- the urtE gene encoding urea ABC transporter ATP-binding subunit UrtE, which yields MLKLEGVTAAYGQSPVLFGIDLEVRDAEAVTLIGRNGVGKTTLLRTITGLHPVTGGGVRLNGAQVEKEAAFTRARSGLAYVPQGRGLFGHLSVEENLLMGLPALSGRAAAKRQIPDLVYDLFPICRDMTDRKAGNLSGGQQQQVAIGRALVTQPRYLLLDEPTEGIQPSIVQEIEAALTRVRTELRVAVLLVEQYLDFAWSFADRYYVMQKGRVVETGNTADTPTHAVQRYLGV from the coding sequence ATGCTGAAGCTTGAGGGCGTCACCGCCGCGTACGGACAGAGCCCTGTGCTGTTCGGCATCGACCTGGAAGTGCGCGATGCCGAAGCGGTCACGCTCATCGGCCGCAACGGGGTCGGCAAGACCACGCTGCTGCGCACGATCACCGGCCTGCACCCGGTCACGGGCGGCGGCGTGCGTCTGAACGGCGCGCAGGTCGAGAAGGAAGCGGCCTTCACCCGCGCCCGCAGTGGGCTCGCCTATGTCCCGCAGGGCCGGGGCCTGTTCGGGCACCTGAGCGTCGAGGAGAACCTGCTGATGGGCCTTCCCGCCCTCTCGGGACGCGCGGCCGCGAAGCGCCAGATTCCGGATCTGGTGTACGACCTCTTCCCCATCTGCCGTGACATGACGGATCGCAAGGCCGGCAACCTGTCGGGCGGCCAGCAGCAGCAGGTCGCCATCGGTCGCGCGCTGGTCACGCAGCCGCGCTACCTGCTGCTGGACGAACCGACCGAGGGCATCCAGCCGAGCATCGTGCAGGAGATCGAGGCCGCCCTGACGCGCGTCCGCACGGAACTGCGCGTGGCGGTGCTGCTGGTCGAGCAGTACCTGGATTTCGCGTGGTCCTTCGCCGACCGCTACTACGTGATGCAAAAAGGCCGGGTGGTCGAGACCGGGAACACCGCCGACACGCCCACGCACGCCGTGCAGCGGTATCTGGGCGTGTAG